TCGACCATGTCGCCCGGCTGCATCGGCTTGTAGACCTTGGTGGCCTGCTGGCCGGCAGCGGCCTCTATGACCTGGATGAAGCGCTCAAGTTCCACCGGCGTGTGGTTGCCCAGGTTGAACACCCGGTGCGGCGCCGCCGGCGGTGCCAGGTCGGTGGCCGGCGGATGGTCGAGCGCGCCGAGCACGCCGTTGACGATGTCGTCGACGAAGGTGAAGTCGCGGCGCATCTTGCCGTGGTTGAACACGTCGATCGGGCGTCCGGCCAGGACGGCGCGCGAGAACAGCAGCGGTGCCATGTCCGGTCGGCCCCACGGGCCGTACACGGTGAAAAAGCGCAGGCCGGTCGAACGCAGGTCGTACAGGTGCGCGTAGGTGTGCGCCATCAGCTCGTTGGCGGCCTTGGTTGCCGCGTACAGCGAGCGCGGCTGGTCGATGCGCTGGTCCTCGGAGAAAGGAGGCGTCGCCGAGTCGCCGTACACCGACGACGAGCTGGCATAGACCAGGTGCTGCACGCCGCGATGGCGGCACAGTTCGAGCAGGTTGACGAAGCCGGCCAGGTTGCTGTCGACGTAGGCATGCGGGTGCGTCAGCGAATAGCGCACGCCAGCCTGAGCGGCCAGATGGATCACCTGCGCCGGCTGCACTTCGTCGAACAGGGCCGCCAGGCCATCGCGGTCACCCAGGTCGAGCGTGCGGATGTCGACGTCCGGGCAGAGGGCGGCGACGCGGTCGCGCTTGATCTGCGGATCGTAGTAGTCGTTGTAATTGTCCAGGCCGACGACATCCGCACCACGCGCGCGCAATGCGCGGCAGGTGTACGCGCCGATGAAGCCGGCAGCGCCGGTAACTAGGATGGTCATGGGTGGGGTCCGGGGGTGACTTCGTCCAATGTCCACTGCTCCTGGAAGCAACGGTGGGCCGATTCGGGTGCCG
Above is a genomic segment from Lysobacter sp. S4-A87 containing:
- a CDS encoding NAD-dependent epimerase/dehydratase family protein, with product MTILVTGAAGFIGAYTCRALRARGADVVGLDNYNDYYDPQIKRDRVAALCPDVDIRTLDLGDRDGLAALFDEVQPAQVIHLAAQAGVRYSLTHPHAYVDSNLAGFVNLLELCRHRGVQHLVYASSSSVYGDSATPPFSEDQRIDQPRSLYAATKAANELMAHTYAHLYDLRSTGLRFFTVYGPWGRPDMAPLLFSRAVLAGRPIDVFNHGKMRRDFTFVDDIVNGVLGALDHPPATDLAPPAAPHRVFNLGNHTPVELERFIQVIEAAAGQQATKVYKPMQPGDMVETMADTARAHAAFGFEPATPIETGLPQVVDWCRAYFGDKA